Proteins encoded within one genomic window of Bacteroides sedimenti:
- a CDS encoding SusC/RagA family TonB-linked outer membrane protein: protein MKFRITALLLFLLAFVATDIYAQKIVVKGTVLDEFNAGLPGASVLVKGTTNGVITDLDGKFTISVPSQKTVLTVSFLGYKPQQVTVGNQNTITIKMESNSQVMNEVVIVGFGTQKKINTTGAVKTIDNKSLESRPISNAVQGLQGVIPGLNITNDLGGGLGQSMNINIRGVGTIGQGSTSSPLMLIDGMEGDLSSINPNDIENISVLKDAAAASIYGSRAPFGVILVTTKSGEKKTQVSYTGNIRISNPISVPDVADSYTHALMTNDAYINSGNSAPYGSTQLKKILAFQRGELKDGIEKAEGQDDWGWGQRSFGNTNWYDVYLKDATTSTEHNLSASGGNDKTTYYASTNYLEQTGLFNFADEKFTRLTVNGKMNIKFNKKVTLNWNSRLVATNNDKPSAISPLFFHNLARRYPLMPVYLPNGEYNQESMIGAVKDGGRNINKNQLIYNQATFTYEPIKNWKIYVDLNSRLESPRSTLQYKKLEYTRPSGATNYYQVMAGELEKTKINDNGTFLRRPAAGTNYYEKANGAVNYFNYNVRTDYNLKKDKHYLKALLGLQSEYYYTETTRVASDDILLDDKPFLPSSSGVNPMMSDKMGEWSSLGIFGRVNYSYADRYMAEINLRYDGASRFPSNQRWAMFPSFSLGWNVAQEKFWAPLAYKGFEYLKLRASYGQLGNQNTSNFYPYFQRMSATVGGNVLGGVRATELPVFAPFSTSLTWEKIENAGVGIDAAFFNNRLNATFDWYQRTTKDMVGPAKALPAIYGAASPATNNAELRTRGWELELSWRDRINKDFSYGIIATLSDYESIVTKYDSPDGSLNSWYKGKKMGDIWGYQVVGIAKSDKEMNDYLAKHSQTSIGQKWGGGDVMYRDLDNSGSVNTGSNSITDHGDLSVIGNATPRYAFGLTLDAKYKFIDFRAFFQGVGKQNAFIGNSTFFGFFGEWNRTLLKDHLDYFRYAGSELGANMNDPYYGRLRTDRNNTQVCDRYMQDASYVRLKNIQIGFSLPSNTKLSKVIKKGRFYVSGENLFTLTNLRILDPETVGDNGVYAGSNYPMYRVWSAGLEITF from the coding sequence ATGAAATTCAGAATAACAGCCTTACTCCTGTTTCTGTTGGCTTTCGTTGCGACAGATATCTACGCTCAGAAAATAGTAGTAAAAGGAACGGTGCTTGATGAGTTCAACGCCGGGCTACCAGGTGCCAGCGTACTGGTCAAAGGCACAACAAACGGGGTAATCACCGACCTGGACGGAAAATTCACCATCTCGGTACCCAGTCAGAAAACTGTCCTGACCGTATCGTTTCTGGGGTATAAGCCCCAACAGGTTACAGTTGGAAATCAGAATACAATAACCATAAAAATGGAATCAAACTCGCAGGTTATGAATGAGGTGGTTATTGTAGGTTTCGGCACACAGAAGAAAATCAATACAACCGGTGCGGTAAAGACCATCGACAATAAATCATTGGAATCGCGCCCCATCAGCAATGCGGTTCAGGGATTACAGGGTGTAATTCCCGGATTGAACATCACTAACGACTTGGGAGGTGGTCTGGGACAATCCATGAATATCAATATCCGTGGCGTTGGGACTATCGGACAAGGCTCCACCTCATCGCCCCTGATGTTAATTGACGGAATGGAAGGAGACCTGTCCAGCATTAACCCCAACGATATTGAGAATATTTCCGTACTGAAGGATGCAGCGGCTGCATCAATCTACGGTTCTCGCGCACCTTTCGGTGTGATCCTGGTTACCACCAAGTCGGGTGAAAAGAAAACACAGGTTAGCTACACTGGTAACATTCGCATCTCAAATCCGATTTCGGTGCCTGATGTTGCAGACTCGTATACACATGCCCTGATGACCAACGACGCCTACATCAACTCGGGTAATAGCGCTCCTTACGGATCAACCCAGTTGAAAAAGATACTGGCCTTCCAGCGTGGTGAACTGAAAGATGGCATTGAGAAAGCAGAAGGACAAGATGACTGGGGATGGGGACAGAGAAGTTTCGGAAACACCAATTGGTACGATGTGTATCTGAAAGACGCCACCACTTCTACTGAACACAACCTGAGCGCAAGCGGAGGAAATGATAAGACAACCTACTATGCATCCACCAACTACCTAGAACAGACAGGATTGTTCAACTTTGCTGATGAAAAATTCACCCGTTTAACTGTAAACGGTAAAATGAATATCAAGTTCAATAAGAAGGTTACACTAAACTGGAACTCACGCTTGGTGGCTACCAACAACGACAAGCCATCGGCCATAAGTCCGCTTTTCTTCCACAACCTGGCAAGACGCTACCCGCTTATGCCCGTTTATCTGCCTAATGGAGAATACAACCAGGAATCAATGATCGGAGCTGTTAAAGACGGAGGACGAAACATCAACAAGAACCAGCTGATTTACAACCAGGCCACATTCACCTACGAACCGATAAAGAATTGGAAAATCTATGTTGACCTGAACAGCCGCTTGGAAAGCCCACGTTCAACACTTCAATACAAAAAGCTGGAATATACCCGGCCTAGCGGCGCCACCAACTATTACCAGGTGATGGCGGGAGAACTTGAAAAAACTAAAATCAACGATAACGGTACTTTCCTCAGGAGACCTGCAGCAGGTACCAACTATTACGAAAAGGCAAACGGTGCTGTAAACTACTTCAACTATAATGTACGTACAGACTACAATCTGAAAAAAGATAAGCACTACTTAAAGGCACTGCTGGGGCTTCAATCTGAATACTACTATACAGAGACTACTCGGGTGGCTTCTGATGATATCTTGTTGGACGACAAACCGTTTCTTCCCTCCTCCTCAGGTGTAAATCCCATGATGTCGGATAAAATGGGAGAATGGTCGTCATTGGGTATCTTCGGACGTGTGAACTATTCATACGCCGACCGTTACATGGCAGAGATAAACCTCCGATACGATGGTGCTTCACGTTTCCCTTCCAATCAAAGATGGGCAATGTTCCCTTCGTTTTCACTGGGATGGAATGTGGCTCAGGAAAAATTCTGGGCACCACTGGCCTACAAAGGATTTGAATACCTGAAACTAAGAGCGTCGTATGGTCAGTTAGGAAACCAGAACACCTCGAATTTTTATCCCTACTTCCAAAGAATGTCGGCAACGGTTGGCGGCAATGTACTCGGAGGGGTAAGAGCAACGGAACTTCCAGTCTTTGCTCCCTTCTCCACCAGCCTGACTTGGGAAAAGATTGAAAATGCAGGCGTAGGTATCGATGCTGCATTCTTCAATAACCGTTTGAATGCAACGTTCGACTGGTACCAACGTACCACCAAAGACATGGTTGGACCGGCAAAGGCCCTTCCGGCAATTTACGGAGCAGCTTCGCCTGCAACAAACAATGCCGAATTAAGAACCCGTGGTTGGGAACTTGAACTCTCATGGAGAGACCGCATAAACAAAGACTTTAGCTATGGCATCATAGCCACATTAAGTGATTACGAAAGCATTGTAACCAAGTACGATTCTCCGGATGGAAGCCTTAACAGCTGGTACAAGGGAAAGAAAATGGGTGATATCTGGGGATATCAGGTCGTTGGAATCGCTAAAAGCGATAAGGAGATGAACGACTACTTGGCAAAACACTCACAAACATCCATCGGACAGAAATGGGGAGGCGGCGACGTTATGTACCGCGACTTAGACAATAGTGGAAGTGTAAATACTGGTAGCAATTCCATTACCGATCACGGCGACCTTTCAGTCATTGGTAATGCCACTCCACGCTACGCATTCGGGCTAACGCTTGATGCCAAATATAAGTTTATCGATTTCAGAGCCTTCTTCCAAGGAGTCGGAAAACAGAATGCATTTATCGGCAACTCCACTTTCTTCGGGTTCTTCGGAGAATGGAACCGTACATTGCTGAAAGATCACTTGGACTATTTCCGCTATGCAGGTTCGGAACTGGGAGCCAATATGAACGATCCCTATTACGGTCGTCTGAGAACAGACAGAAACAATACGCAGGTTTGCGACAGATATATGCAGGATGCATCTTATGTACGCTTAAAGAACATCCAGATCGGATTCAGTCTGCCATCGAATACTAAACTTTCCAAGGTTATTAAGAAAGGCCGATTCTATGTATCAGGTGAAAACCTATTTACTTTAACAAATCTGCGCATACTAGACCCTGAAACGGTAGGTGACAACGGCGTTTATGCCGGAAGCAACTATCCGATGTACAGAGTATGGTCGGCAGGTCTCGAAATAACATTCTAA
- a CDS encoding RagB/SusD family nutrient uptake outer membrane protein gives MKKKFILGLAIIGTFLTSCNDFLQRDPMDFADETAYFNTVNDLKIYDNTFYSLFPKMNPLWGGLFVADNSSDNQAGKWANNLFYPGDKKTVTKDNSEWKFDNLRGINFFINKVNEKIASKSISGSTEYINHYLGEAYFFRAYEYFRLLSNYGDVPILSKMMENNLDSLVSSSVRVPRNEVARFILKDLDKAAELMQVNAPESGRLSQDAAYLLKARVALYEATWEKYHAGTAFVPGNSKWPGASTHPDFQFKAGSAEAEYNFFFQEAIDAADLVASRRKLDNDYIGMFNSLKTFSNSDEVILVRYYLVGVNSHGASNYLGRTGGGTGFTRSLVNSFLMQSGKPIYADQDYKGDKVMYEEFEGRDVRLTSSTKAAGSNIVTKTDPLTGQFLNDTISYYRPFIYLSGNESSPTGYEMKKFVSYEKGQDEQGKGTSATPIFRAAEAYLIYLEAYYEKNGTLGGNCDAYWRALRTRAGVNPDYNLTIAATDMTQENDLATKWHGSYIDKTLYNIRRERRCEFIGEGMRLDDLKRWRALDNMTDGYQVEGMNLWAEMYKMYSSSLIAEGIVSQQGISTYIRPLQVTASGSAYNGYNFPKAHYLEPIPVAEFALSKRVGDSQSTLYQNPGWPTNTDGTADYSANYD, from the coding sequence ATGAAAAAGAAATTTATATTGGGACTGGCCATCATCGGAACATTCCTGACTTCATGCAACGATTTCTTACAACGCGATCCAATGGATTTCGCTGATGAAACAGCCTATTTCAATACGGTTAACGACCTAAAAATATACGATAACACCTTCTATTCATTATTCCCTAAAATGAACCCATTGTGGGGAGGATTGTTTGTCGCAGATAACTCCAGCGACAACCAGGCGGGAAAATGGGCAAACAACCTTTTCTATCCCGGGGATAAGAAAACAGTGACTAAAGACAATTCCGAATGGAAATTTGACAATCTACGCGGAATTAATTTTTTCATAAACAAAGTCAACGAGAAGATTGCTTCAAAAAGCATTTCAGGCAGTACCGAGTATATTAATCATTATCTGGGAGAAGCTTATTTCTTCAGAGCATACGAATACTTTCGTCTGCTAAGCAATTACGGGGATGTACCCATCCTTTCCAAAATGATGGAGAACAACCTTGACTCCTTGGTTTCTTCAAGCGTACGTGTCCCACGCAACGAAGTGGCCCGTTTCATACTGAAGGATCTGGACAAAGCTGCAGAACTGATGCAGGTAAATGCCCCGGAAAGCGGAAGACTTTCGCAAGATGCCGCTTACTTGCTGAAAGCAAGAGTGGCTCTTTATGAGGCAACCTGGGAAAAATACCATGCAGGAACAGCCTTTGTTCCGGGAAACAGTAAATGGCCAGGAGCCAGCACCCACCCTGATTTCCAATTTAAAGCAGGAAGTGCGGAAGCGGAATACAACTTCTTCTTCCAAGAAGCAATCGATGCTGCCGATCTTGTGGCATCACGCAGAAAACTCGACAACGATTACATAGGTATGTTCAATAGCCTGAAAACATTCAGCAACAGCGACGAGGTGATTCTGGTTCGTTACTACTTGGTGGGAGTCAACTCACACGGTGCCTCCAACTACTTGGGACGTACCGGAGGTGGTACCGGATTTACCCGTTCATTGGTAAACAGCTTTCTGATGCAGAGCGGTAAGCCTATCTATGCAGATCAAGACTACAAAGGCGACAAGGTTATGTACGAAGAGTTTGAAGGTAGAGACGTTCGCCTCACCTCTTCAACAAAAGCAGCCGGAAGCAACATTGTTACTAAGACAGATCCTTTAACCGGTCAGTTTTTGAATGATACAATAAGTTACTACAGACCATTTATTTACTTATCAGGGAACGAATCGTCTCCTACAGGTTACGAAATGAAGAAGTTTGTCAGCTATGAGAAAGGACAGGACGAACAGGGAAAAGGAACTTCTGCAACTCCTATATTCCGTGCTGCGGAAGCTTACCTGATTTATCTGGAAGCCTATTACGAAAAGAATGGAACACTTGGCGGAAACTGTGATGCTTACTGGAGGGCATTGCGCACCCGCGCCGGAGTTAACCCAGACTATAATTTAACAATTGCCGCCACAGACATGACACAAGAAAACGACCTTGCAACAAAATGGCATGGTTCATATATAGACAAAACACTTTACAATATCCGTAGAGAACGCCGTTGTGAATTTATAGGAGAAGGCATGCGACTGGATGATCTGAAAAGATGGAGAGCACTGGACAATATGACCGATGGATATCAGGTGGAAGGAATGAATCTTTGGGCAGAGATGTATAAAATGTACAGTTCAAGCCTGATTGCTGAAGGGATTGTTTCCCAGCAAGGCATCAGCACTTACATCCGCCCGTTGCAAGTTACAGCTTCTGGATCGGCCTATAACGGATACAACTTCCCGAAAGCGCATTACCTTGAACCGATTCCTGTTGCCGAATTCGCCCTATCGAAAAGAGTTGGCGACAGCCAATCAACTCTGTATCAAAACCCTGGATGGCCAACAAATACAGATGGCACAGCAGATTATAGCGCAAACTACGATTAA
- a CDS encoding sulfatase family protein: MNFSKSKRVYPIAGLTALALTPANSEAQSNKAQSSKPVNIVYIMTDDHTAQMMSCYDKRFIQTPNLDRIATDGVRFTSSFVCNSISGPSRAAMFTGKHSHKNGFKDNTSVFDGSQQTMPKLLQQAGYQTAIIGKWHLESTPTGFNFWEILPGQGDYYNPDFITPQGTIHKEGYVTNIITDMSIDWLENKRDRKKPFCLFIHHKAIHRNWMADTCNLSLYEDKIFEYPKNFYDNYEGRPAAAAQEMSIDKDMDLIYDLKMLCPDKNSRLKSLYTRNNDSAGVYGRMNEGQKAAWNKHYQPIIDGFYKANLKGKELAEWKYQRYMRDYAKTVKSLDDNVGRVLDYLKKEGLLENTLVVYTSDQGFYMGEHGWFDKRFMYEESMHTPLIMHLPNVYSKKGDIPQLVQNIDYAPTFLELAGAKIPNDMQGVSLVPLLKGEKPKNWRKSLYYHFYEYPAEHAVKKHYGVRTDRYKLIHFYNDIDKWELYDLKKDPMEMNNIYEKKGTKSITKKLLKELNRLQEQYDDPIRLR, encoded by the coding sequence ATGAATTTCTCAAAATCAAAAAGAGTCTACCCGATTGCAGGTCTTACGGCATTAGCCCTAACACCTGCAAACTCGGAAGCTCAATCCAATAAAGCCCAATCATCAAAGCCGGTAAACATAGTCTATATAATGACAGATGATCACACCGCACAAATGATGAGCTGTTATGATAAACGTTTTATCCAAACGCCCAACCTGGACCGAATTGCCACTGATGGGGTACGGTTTACAAGTAGTTTTGTCTGCAACTCCATCTCTGGTCCAAGCAGAGCGGCCATGTTTACAGGAAAACACAGCCATAAAAATGGATTTAAAGACAATACTTCTGTCTTCGACGGTTCACAGCAGACCATGCCTAAATTACTCCAGCAAGCTGGATATCAGACTGCGATAATAGGTAAATGGCATCTGGAAAGTACACCCACAGGATTTAATTTTTGGGAAATACTTCCCGGCCAGGGAGATTATTACAATCCGGATTTCATTACTCCCCAGGGAACCATTCACAAAGAAGGATATGTGACTAATATTATCACAGATATGAGTATTGACTGGCTTGAGAATAAACGAGACAGGAAAAAACCATTCTGTCTGTTTATTCATCACAAAGCAATTCACCGGAACTGGATGGCCGATACCTGCAACCTCAGTCTCTACGAAGACAAAATATTTGAATATCCGAAGAACTTCTATGATAATTATGAAGGACGTCCTGCTGCCGCAGCCCAAGAAATGAGCATAGATAAGGATATGGACCTGATATACGATCTGAAAATGCTATGTCCTGACAAAAACAGTCGTCTAAAAAGTCTTTATACACGCAATAATGACTCTGCAGGAGTATATGGACGGATGAATGAAGGTCAGAAAGCAGCCTGGAACAAACATTATCAGCCTATTATTGATGGATTCTATAAAGCAAATCTAAAAGGAAAAGAATTGGCTGAATGGAAATATCAACGATATATGCGTGATTATGCAAAAACGGTGAAGTCGTTGGATGACAACGTGGGACGTGTTCTTGATTACCTGAAAAAAGAGGGGTTATTGGAAAACACCTTGGTTGTGTACACCTCCGACCAAGGATTCTATATGGGCGAGCATGGGTGGTTTGATAAACGGTTTATGTACGAGGAATCAATGCATACTCCTTTGATCATGCACTTACCTAATGTATACAGTAAGAAGGGAGATATACCTCAATTGGTTCAGAACATTGATTATGCACCAACATTCCTAGAATTGGCTGGTGCCAAAATACCCAACGACATGCAGGGTGTATCTTTGGTACCATTATTGAAAGGAGAAAAGCCGAAAAACTGGAGAAAGTCACTTTATTACCATTTTTATGAATATCCGGCAGAACATGCTGTAAAAAAACATTATGGAGTGCGAACGGATCGTTACAAACTGATTCATTTCTATAACGATATAG